Within the Candidatus Culexarchaeum yellowstonense genome, the region CTTTACTCAGTATTCCGAGGCTTGATTCACTGGCTATTAGCTTCCCCTTTGGGTGATGTAATGCTAATTCTTCCCATAGGAATTCGGGTAGCCTCTGGAATTCATCTATGATCACCGTTTCACCATTATCCAGTAAGCTTCCAACTCTACCTATGGCTTCCTTAACATTCATGTATACATATCTCCCCCCTTCTTCGTGGATTACATATCCTGCTCTCGTTATCATGAAGTATTGAGCTTCTCTAAACATCTTTCTCAACATGTATGTTTTCCCAGTTTTACGTCTACCATAAACCATTATCCATCCCTTAAGTTTCTTCACTTCCTCTTCTTCCCTTCTATTTATGTTGAGGGTCATTATTCTCATAGGAATATTCTTATTGGAATATTCCTATAAACTTTGTGATTTCAGCATTCTCATTTATATTTCTGTTTCATAATAATTTATTTGTCATGACTTACGTTTTACGTAGGTTTGATCCTTGGGGTTCTCCGCTTTGTACTTGTCCTCCTAAGTATAGTTTGTCTCCCTATACTGGTTGTGGTCATGCTTGTAGGTATTGCTATATAACCTCCTATATTCGTGATGGTTTTAATCCTAGGGTTAAGGAGAAGTTTCTTTTACATCTTAGGCGTGATTTGGTTAAGGCTGATCTCTCCCTCCCCATATCCATTGCCAATAGCTCTGACCCTTATACTCCCCCTGAAGGTGTTTCGAAGGTTACCCGTGAAGCTTTAAGGATGCTTTTATCTTTTGATGCTGGTGCCATAATTATTACTAAGTCTAATCTTGTGGTTAGGGATTTGGATATTCTTTGTAGGGGGAGGTTTACGGTTAGTTTCACCATAACCACTCTTGATGATTCTTTGGCTAGAGTTTTGGAGCCTTATGCTCCTCCGCCATCCATGAGGGTTGAAGCTTTAAGGGTTTTGTGTAAGGCTGGTGTTCCATGTTCCGTTAGGATTGATCCAATAATTCCAGGGGTTAATGATGGTTTTGATTCCATTAAGCGTATAGTTTCTTTGGTGGCTGAGCTTGGTGTTAAGCATATTGTCTCCTCAACCTATAAGGCTAAACCAGACAATTTCAATAGGATTTTAGAAGCCTTCCCAGGGAAGGCTGACTTATTTAAGCGTCTATACCTTGAGGGTGGTGTTAAGATTGGTGGTGTTAGGTATATGGGTGAGAAGCTTAGATATAGTTATATGAAGATGGTTAGAGGGTTGGCTGATGATTATGGTTTAACCTTCTCCACATGCCGTGAAGGGTTTAGAGATCTTCAATCCTCCGAAACTTGTGATGGAACCCACCTAATACCTAAGAGGGGTTAATTAAATTTTATCCATGGAAACCATTAAAAACTGTTCATAAACATATATTTCTAAGGCGATTTCCATGGGAATAATGAGTCCAAGGGAATTCTTTGGTTTTGAGATTGGTGAAGATAGGAAGCTGGCTAGATGGGATAAGATCGTGGAATACTTCAAACACCTAGCAGAAAACTCAAACAGAATAAAAGTCGTGGAATTGGGGAAAACCACAGAGGGAAACCCATTCATACTAGCATACATAAGCTCACCAGAGAATCTGAGGGATTTGGAGAAGTATCGTTGGATTTCCCATAGGCTTGCCGATCCCCGGGGATTGAGTGAAGGTGAAGTTGAGAGGTTTGTTAAGGAGGGTAAGGTTGTCTTCGTCATAACCAATAGTCTTCATGCCACTGAGGTTGGCGGAACACAAATGTCCATTGAATTAGCATACAAACTGGTAACTGGTGAAGATGAAACAACAAAGAAAATTTTGGATAATGTGATTCTACTACTATTCCCATGCATTAACCCTGACGGCCAAATTATGGTTGTGGATTGGTATAACAAGTATCTTGGAACTGAGTATGAGGGGACTTCGCCTCCATGGTTGTATCATAAGTATGTGGGTCATGATAATAATAGGGATGCTTGGATGCTTACTCAAGTGGAGTCCAAATTGATTGCTGATGCCATTTATAGATTTTGGAAGCCTCAAGTTTTCATTGATAATCATCAGATGGGGAGTTATAGTGCCAGATTATACGTTCCTCCATACTATGATCCCATATGTCCCGAAGTTGATCCACTGGTTTATCGTGAGCATCAATGGTTTGGTGGATTTATGACCGTTAAGCTTGAGGAAGCGGGATGCCAGGGGGTTGAGAGTGGCCCACCATTCACAGCTGAGATGCTTGCAGGCTTCTTGGATATGGCTAACTTAATGAATGTTTGCGCCATGCTCACTGAATCTGCTAGTGTTAAGATTGCTACGCCAATATATGTTCATAAACATCAATTAACTGGGAATAGGGGGAGAGTTGGAGATAAAAAGCAATACAGCTTCCCAAACCCATGGCCAGGAGGATGGTGGAAACTAAAAGACATCATAAAACAACAATTAGTATCCAATATGGCGGCACTGGAATTGGCTGCTAGGATGAAGGATACCATTTTGAGGAATATGTACATTAAAGCTAAGAGGAATATTGAGAAGGGGCTTAATGAACCCCCATATGCATATGTGATTCCAATTGATTCTCAGGCTGATCCTGGGGCTGCATTGAGGATGGTGGATTTGTTGTTGAAGTGGGGTGTTGAGGTTTTCGTTTGTGAGGGTGAGGTTAGGGTTGGTAATAGGGTTTATCCCAGTGGAACATACTTTGCATTTGCAGCTCAGCCTTATAGGGGGATGCTCCGATACCTTTTGGAGAAGACTATTTATCCTGATAATGAGTGGACTCGTGCCCGTGATGGTACTCCAATAAGACCCTACGATACAGCTACATTCACAGTTCCAGATTATCTTGGTGTTAGGGTGGATGTTCTTGATGTTAAGCCTGAGGGTGTGTTTAGACGTGTTGATGGCAATATTTATCCAGTTTATCATGTTTCAAGTTCCAATTACGGTTACATTGTTTCATCAGCATACAACTCTGCATTCAGTGTTGTGAATGATATTCTCAATTCTGGTGGGCATGTCTACAGAATCCTTTCATCCGTAACCGTTGATGGGAATACTTATCCATCTGGCTCATTCTACATTCCAAGTGATGTTAATTCAAGTTTATTGGAGCATCTCTCCAACAAGTATCACGTCCCCATAGTTCCATTGAAGTTTAAGCTTGATGTTGAGGTTCGTGAGGTTAGGAGGCTTAGGGTTGGAATTTATCAGCGTTATTATGGTGGGAATATAGATGAGGGGTGGACTAGGTGGATTCTTGAGCAACATGGATTCCCATATGAAGTGATTAAGGATAAGGATATAATTGATGGTAAGCTTCCAGAGAAGATCGACCTACTAATATTTGCTGATGATAGTCCAGCTTTAATTCTTGGTGAGAGTAAGGAGGCTATTGAGAAGGCTCTCTCAGAATTGTATAGGAGGCCTGTGGTCTTACCTCCAACACCACCAGAATATATGAGTGGGATTAAGAAGGAGGGTTTGGAGAAGGTTAAGGATTTCGTGAATAATGGTGGAACACTATTAACCTTCAATTCAAGTTGTGAACTGGCCATAGATGCCTTCAAATTGCCAATAAACATCCCATCAAAGAAGCTTGATCCAAAGGAGTTCTTCTGCCCCTCAACAATACTAAAGGTTAATGTTGACAATACACATCCACTTTGTTATGGAATGCCAAAATTGGCTTACGTCATGTATCACAATAGCATGATACTTGAATTGGTTCCAGCATTCAATAATGAAGCATATCAAACACCACTGACATATCCAGAATCTGATATAATGCAGAGTGGCTGGCTGATAGGGGAGAAGTATCTAAGTAGGAAACCAGCCCTAATAGATGCGAAACAGGGGAAGGGTAGAATAGTATTATACGCATTTAGACCACAATTTAGAGGGCAAACCCTAGGGACGTTCAAAACCATATTCAACGCCATAATACAATAAAATGCTAGGGATCCACCACAATTCCCAACCATTTTTATACCTCTACCACTTCAATTACTGTTTGTTTTTCGAAAAAGATATGTTGTTGGTGGGGTTATAAGTTTATATTGAAATGGGTTTAAGTGAGTTTAAGGGTGTTGATTTCAGCAAGTTTTCCGTTATTGTTAAGACTTTGAAGGATTATGAGGGTGTGGTAGCTGAGATTCTTAAGGAAAATTTTCCTGGGATAGATGTTTTGGCGAAACCACTAAACTTTTCAGGTCTCATATTGGTTGGTGGTAATGTGCCAGCTGAGGATTTAGCTAGGGAAATAAAATCGAAGATTCCAGAGGTGGAGAGGGTTCTTCCAGCGAAAATGTATGTGCCAGCTGAGATGAACTCCATAATTGAAACTGCTAAGAAGATGGTAAGTGAATTGTCTGGTGCAGGGTCTTTTGCAGTTAATACTGTGAGGAGGGGGCGTCATGATTTCACAAGCATAGATGTTAACGTTAGAGTTGGTGCAATTATAAAGGAGGGTGCCAATATACCAGTAAACCTAGATTTCCCAGATAAAGTTGTATTCGTGGAGATAGTTGGGCCACATGCATATATGGGTATAGTTGATGGAAGCGAATATCCAAAGAAAATTAAACCTGGAAAATTCCAAGTTAGAGGATACTTCAAAAAGGTTTCAGTCGTCCAAATGCCATACCTCGGAGATTTAAAAGCTTCCCATGAAATTGGAATAAGGATTGGGAGAGAAGTACAGACATTCGAAGTGGGCGAACTAATCATAGCACCAATAGGAGCCGTCAAAGCAAATGAACTAAACGCATTCATAAAAGGAATCTTCGAAGGAATAGAATCCAGATACCAAATCCAAACAAAAAGCTACCCACATAAACCCCACAAAACCCAA harbors:
- a CDS encoding radical SAM protein, with translation MTYVLRRFDPWGSPLCTCPPKYSLSPYTGCGHACRYCYITSYIRDGFNPRVKEKFLLHLRRDLVKADLSLPISIANSSDPYTPPEGVSKVTREALRMLLSFDAGAIIITKSNLVVRDLDILCRGRFTVSFTITTLDDSLARVLEPYAPPPSMRVEALRVLCKAGVPCSVRIDPIIPGVNDGFDSIKRIVSLVAELGVKHIVSSTYKAKPDNFNRILEAFPGKADLFKRLYLEGGVKIGGVRYMGEKLRYSYMKMVRGLADDYGLTFSTCREGFRDLQSSETCDGTHLIPKRG
- a CDS encoding M14 family metallopeptidase; the encoded protein is MGIMSPREFFGFEIGEDRKLARWDKIVEYFKHLAENSNRIKVVELGKTTEGNPFILAYISSPENLRDLEKYRWISHRLADPRGLSEGEVERFVKEGKVVFVITNSLHATEVGGTQMSIELAYKLVTGEDETTKKILDNVILLLFPCINPDGQIMVVDWYNKYLGTEYEGTSPPWLYHKYVGHDNNRDAWMLTQVESKLIADAIYRFWKPQVFIDNHQMGSYSARLYVPPYYDPICPEVDPLVYREHQWFGGFMTVKLEEAGCQGVESGPPFTAEMLAGFLDMANLMNVCAMLTESASVKIATPIYVHKHQLTGNRGRVGDKKQYSFPNPWPGGWWKLKDIIKQQLVSNMAALELAARMKDTILRNMYIKAKRNIEKGLNEPPYAYVIPIDSQADPGAALRMVDLLLKWGVEVFVCEGEVRVGNRVYPSGTYFAFAAQPYRGMLRYLLEKTIYPDNEWTRARDGTPIRPYDTATFTVPDYLGVRVDVLDVKPEGVFRRVDGNIYPVYHVSSSNYGYIVSSAYNSAFSVVNDILNSGGHVYRILSSVTVDGNTYPSGSFYIPSDVNSSLLEHLSNKYHVPIVPLKFKLDVEVREVRRLRVGIYQRYYGGNIDEGWTRWILEQHGFPYEVIKDKDIIDGKLPEKIDLLIFADDSPALILGESKEAIEKALSELYRRPVVLPPTPPEYMSGIKKEGLEKVKDFVNNGGTLLTFNSSCELAIDAFKLPINIPSKKLDPKEFFCPSTILKVNVDNTHPLCYGMPKLAYVMYHNSMILELVPAFNNEAYQTPLTYPESDIMQSGWLIGEKYLSRKPALIDAKQGKGRIVLYAFRPQFRGQTLGTFKTIFNAIIQ
- a CDS encoding SPOUT family RNA methylase, with the translated sequence MGLSEFKGVDFSKFSVIVKTLKDYEGVVAEILKENFPGIDVLAKPLNFSGLILVGGNVPAEDLAREIKSKIPEVERVLPAKMYVPAEMNSIIETAKKMVSELSGAGSFAVNTVRRGRHDFTSIDVNVRVGAIIKEGANIPVNLDFPDKVVFVEIVGPHAYMGIVDGSEYPKKIKPGKFQVRGYFKKVSVVQMPYLGDLKASHEIGIRIGREVQTFEVGELIIAPIGAVKANELNAFIKGIFEGIESRYQIQTKSYPHKPHKTQVYIQNLYELIRERAKEPIIVFEPEGEPINKVSEKLANLVIENERTNFLIGSREGIPLGIYRFANLVIDLCPGVTIATDLAAASALTALAFAIHQKLSSQAEGGIQNQNNN